In the genome of Oceanispirochaeta sp. M1, the window CAGCTCTTTCAACTTCTGGCTTTTCAAGAGGAGGATCACAGCTGCTTTCATTGATTGCAATTAGAGCGTTATAGATTTCATCCAGTTCTGAATCTTTCGCCCTCATCGAGCAGCCGATACGGAAAAGAGTGTTATACCTCTGTCCCCGGGGAATCATTCCGTCTTCATGTTTTGGTGTAAGGAAAGTCTGCTTATCCTTTTTTTCTAGGATTTTTCTAGGCTTTAATTCTTCTTTTTTATTGGTCATTAACTGAATAAGCCATTCAGGAAGATCAGCGGGAATCATATCATTCAGGATCTTATATGCTGTCCCTGTCTCTGGGTGAATACTGGGAGATGCAACAACCTGGCCACCATCCGCTCTAATATCAATACCAGGTAAAATACCAACTCTGTTTTTAAAAGACTTATTCGCCTTAAAATAATAATGAGTTCCTTTTCCTGTAGAGACAGTAAATGTTTTTATTGATTTGTTTAAAGAATAAAGCGACTGACGGCCCAGATCCCCATCAATATCAAGGACAATAACCCCAGAGGATAAACCAGTCAGGATTCCTATATTAAATCCCTCTTCTAGCCATCCCGATATTGTTTTAATATCTCTGGTTCCATTATTTGGCCAATCTGATTTAGTTGGTATCTTTCCATCCAAAGAGATTAGCTGAAAGCCATAATCAATGTATTTCGATATAATATCGGGCAATCTGTTCCCCTCACATAATTGACGAATAGGAGAAAATCACCGATAATACTTCTTATCAGGGAGGTATTGCCTCGGCGATATCCATAAGAAAGGCTTTCAGTAAGTGTTGTCGCACTTATTAGAAAGTCTTTTTTTTTATTCTTCTTTGTAATCTTCTCCAAATCCCAAGGAAAGATGTTCTTTAAGTTTTATTTCATCATTCAAAGCTGCCATTGCTGCCTCAGTCGATACATAGGATTCTGCATCTGTATAATTTCGAATAAACATTGTATCCAGGGATCGAACATAATCATAAGCAAAATGTTCTAAGTCATACCTAAACGTATCTTTGGGATCTCCATAACCCTTCTGATAATTTAAAAGCATGTCATAAATGGCCTTTCTTACTAGAATAGCCATACTGACATTTTTCCCAGAAACATCGGAACAAGTCTCCGCGAGAAGATCTAATTTTTTAACTGTCTCATCACGCAACCGTAAATTAAATTTATTAACTAGCATTGAATAAACCTCCGGAACTATCTTCATTGTACTACATCGAAGACAGTTTTTACAAGGCCAAATAAAATACCTCTGATATATCTTCTGAATAAGACCCTCTATTAGTTGTTATAGGGT includes:
- a CDS encoding bifunctional DNA primase/polymerase, producing MPDIISKYIDYGFQLISLDGKIPTKSDWPNNGTRDIKTISGWLEEGFNIGILTGLSSGVIVLDIDGDLGRQSLYSLNKSIKTFTVSTGKGTHYYFKANKSFKNRVGILPGIDIRADGGQVVASPSIHPETGTAYKILNDMIPADLPEWLIQLMTNKKEELKPRKILEKKDKQTFLTPKHEDGMIPRGQRYNTLFRIGCSMRAKDSELDEIYNALIAINESSCDPPLEKPEVERA